One Panicum virgatum strain AP13 chromosome 3N, P.virgatum_v5, whole genome shotgun sequence DNA segment encodes these proteins:
- the LOC120667529 gene encoding triacylglycerol lipase OBL1-like produces MVALKQQHLAAGGPKMGAEKLIIRTEKVRFIDILSMLFLRRPITSYPFVEAGDQTAADFGSTPGDWFVALTQLIQKALAGAYYPALMIGAVVKFLLNFIALNNGILGIFLNIFRCKVVIPLNREAPNFRSMIAMIDGRTELKPLPVGGGPDDRRLQVVGVSVGVCVDVESGECGSTSVPLVQQQYVNGRLIRLRTFSVFEVTVMAAKIAYENAAYIENVVKNVWKFNFVGFYSCWNKFVGDHTTQAFVMTDKASDASVVVVSFRGTDPFNMRDWSTDVNLSWLGMGAMGHVHVGFLKALGLQEEDGKDAARAFPKAAPNAAGGKPLAYYKLREVVKEQLGKHPSATLVVTGHSLGGALAGIFPALLALHGEQDVLDRLLAVVTYGQPRVGDRVFSDFLRARLRVEMLRVVYRYDVVPRVPFDAPPVAAFAHGGTCVYFDGWYKGAAIAAGGDEPNPNYFDPRFLLSMYGNAWGDLFKGAFLWAKEGKDYREGTVSLLYRAAGLLLPGLASHSPRDYVNAIRLGSIAAMEA; encoded by the exons ATGGTGGCGTTGAAGCAGcagcacctcgccgccggcgggcccAAGATGGGGGCAGAGAAGCTGATCATCCGGACGGAGAAGGTGCGGTTCATCGACATCCTGTCGATGTTGTTCCTGCGGCGCCCGATCACCAGCTACCCGTTCGTGGAGGCCGGCGACCAGACCGCCGCCGACTTCGGCAGCACGCCGGGCGACTGGTTCGTCGCGCTCACGCAGCTCATCCAGaaggcgctcgccggcgcctaCTACCCGGCCCTCATGATCGGCGCCGTCGTCAAGTTCCTCCTCAACTTCATCGCCCTCAACAATGGCATACTGGGCATCTTCCTGAACATCTTCAGAT GTAAGGTGGTGATCCCACTGAACCGGGAGGCGCCCAACTTCCGGTCGATGATCGCGATGATCGACGGGAGGACGGAGCTGAAGCCGCtgccggtgggcggcggcccCGACGACCGGCGGCTGCAGGTGGTGGGCGTctctgttggagta TGCGTGGACGTGGAGAGCGGCGAGTGCGGCAGCACGTCGGTGCCGCTCGTCCAGCAGCAGTACGTGAACGGGCGGCTCATTCGCCTCCGCACCTTCTCCGTCTTCGAGGTCACCGTCATGGCCGCCAAGATCGCCTACGAGAATGCCGCCTACATCGAGAACGTCGTCAAAAACGTCTGGAAG TTCAACTTCGTGGGGTTCTACAGCTGCTGGAACA AGTTCGTTGGCGACCACACGACACAGGCGTTCGTGATGACGGACAAGGCGTCGGACGCGAGCGTGGTGGTGGTGTCGTTCCGGGGCACGGATCCCTTCAACATGCGCGACTGGTCCACGGACGTGAACCTCTCGTGGCTGGGCATGGGCGCCATGGGCCACGTCCACGTCGGCTTCCTCAAGGCGCTCGGCCTCCAGGAGGAGGACGGCAAGGACGCCGCCCGGGCCTTCCCCAAGGCCGCCCCCAACGCCGCCGGCGGCAAGCCCCTCGCCTACTACAAGCTCCGGGAGGTGGTCAAGGAGCAGCTCGGCAAGCACCCGAGCGCCACCCTCGTGGTCACCGGCCACAGCCTCGGCGGCGCGCTGGCCGGCATCTTCCCGGCGCTGCTCGCGCTCCACGGCGAACAGGAcgtcctggaccgcctcctcgccgtcgtcacCTACGGGCAGCCGCGCGTCGGCGACAGGGTCTTCTCCGACTTCCTGCGCGCCAGGCTCCGCGTCGAGATGCTCCGGGTGGTGTACCGGTACGACGTCGTGCCGCGGGTGCCGTTCgacgcgccgcccgtcgccgcgTTCGCCCACGGCGGGACCTGCGTCTACTTCGACGGCTGGTACAAgggcgccgccatcgccgccggcggggacgaGCCCAACCCCAACTACTTTGACCCGAGGTTCCTGCTGTCCATGTACGGCAACGCCTGGGGGGACCTCTTCAAGGGCGCCTTCCTGTGGGCCAAGGAGGGCAAGGACTACCGGGAGGGCACCGTGTCGCTGCTctaccgcgccgccggcctgctgCTGCCCGGCCTCGCGTCGCACAGCCCGAGGGACTACGTCAACGCCATCCGCCTCGGCAGCATCGCCGCCATGGAGGCCTGA